A DNA window from Niabella yanshanensis contains the following coding sequences:
- a CDS encoding sodium:solute symporter, translating to MTTLDWIVLACTLLLIILYGVFRSRGSKDLEGYFLSNRSMPWYVILLSIMGTQASAVTFLAAPGQAYTDGMRFVQYYFGLPLAAIVICISFAPVFSRLKVYTAYEYLENRFDAKTRTFTSLLFLLQRGLSTGISIFAPSLILSVIFGWNIYLTNLVMGGLLIIYTVTGGAKAVAYTQQLQFLIIMLALFLAGYYIVHKLPAGMGFTDAITIGGKLGKLNIITTGFEKGSFDWGDRYNIFSGIIGGFFLALSYFGTDQSQVGRYLTAKNLKESRTGLLMNGIVKVPMQFGILLLGVLVFAFYQFHKAPAFFNDYELNRLENSVHKDRLARLQETLHHIDEKKAVLLGQYRQNSGNDAYFDEMSHLQDSMMVVRNDIKQLVKENGGSDNDTNYIFLKFVIDYLPQGLVGLIIAVIFLASWGSIAAAVNSLASSTVIDIHKKYFTKARLGDYTYSQIYTIVWSLFCIGVAMFVSNWTSSLIEVVNILGSLFYGTILGVFLVAFYARHVKGNAVFVAAVITEIVIILLFILNEYGKISLGFLWLNMIGALLVYLLALVLQATIYRRHPGS from the coding sequence ATGACAACACTGGACTGGATAGTACTTGCCTGTACACTGTTGCTGATTATCCTGTATGGCGTATTCAGAAGCCGTGGTAGTAAGGATCTGGAAGGCTATTTCCTTTCAAACCGCAGCATGCCCTGGTATGTTATTCTCTTAAGTATTATGGGCACGCAGGCCAGTGCCGTTACTTTTTTGGCGGCCCCCGGCCAGGCCTATACCGATGGGATGCGTTTTGTACAATACTATTTTGGATTGCCGCTTGCCGCTATAGTTATCTGTATCTCCTTTGCACCGGTTTTTAGCCGGCTGAAAGTATATACAGCCTATGAGTACCTGGAGAACCGGTTTGATGCCAAAACAAGAACCTTTACTTCCCTGCTTTTTTTGTTACAAAGAGGATTGTCAACAGGTATCAGCATCTTTGCTCCCTCCCTTATTTTATCGGTGATCTTTGGCTGGAATATTTATTTGACCAACCTGGTAATGGGTGGGTTGTTGATTATTTATACAGTTACCGGGGGCGCAAAGGCTGTAGCCTATACCCAACAATTGCAGTTTTTGATTATTATGTTAGCTCTGTTTCTTGCAGGCTATTACATAGTTCATAAGCTTCCGGCGGGGATGGGCTTTACCGATGCTATTACCATAGGAGGAAAATTGGGTAAGTTGAATATTATCACCACGGGTTTTGAAAAGGGCAGTTTTGATTGGGGCGACCGGTACAATATTTTTAGTGGTATTATTGGGGGGTTCTTTTTAGCGCTGTCCTATTTTGGCACTGATCAGTCTCAGGTAGGACGTTACCTCACTGCTAAAAATTTAAAGGAAAGCAGGACCGGATTACTGATGAATGGCATTGTTAAAGTGCCCATGCAGTTTGGTATTTTATTATTGGGTGTTCTGGTATTTGCTTTTTACCAGTTTCATAAAGCGCCGGCTTTTTTTAATGATTATGAGCTGAATCGACTGGAAAATTCAGTCCACAAAGACCGGCTTGCCCGGTTACAGGAAACCCTTCATCATATCGATGAAAAGAAAGCAGTATTGTTAGGTCAGTACCGGCAAAATAGTGGTAATGATGCATACTTTGATGAAATGTCTCACCTGCAGGATAGTATGATGGTGGTGAGAAATGATATTAAACAGTTGGTAAAAGAGAATGGTGGGAGCGACAACGATACCAATTATATCTTTTTAAAATTTGTGATCGATTACCTGCCACAGGGATTAGTAGGGCTGATCATCGCCGTTATTTTCCTGGCCAGCTGGGGCAGTATTGCCGCCGCCGTCAATTCTCTGGCCTCCAGCACTGTTATAGATATCCACAAGAAATATTTTACCAAAGCCCGGTTGGGCGATTATACTTATTCGCAGATATATACCATTGTATGGAGCTTGTTCTGTATAGGAGTAGCCATGTTTGTTTCTAACTGGACAAGCAGCCTGATAGAAGTAGTAAATATCCTGGGTTCTCTTTTTTATGGAACTATTTTGGGTGTTTTCCTGGTGGCCTTTTATGCTAGGCACGTAAAAGGTAATGCCGTTTTCGTTGCAGCAGTCATTACAGAAATAGTGATCATACTGCTTTTTATATTGAACGAATATGGAAAAATAAGCCTGGGCTTTTTATGGCTGAATATGATCGGGGCGTTATTAGTATATCTGCTTGCGCTTGTATTGCAGGCCACTATATACCGCAGGCATCCTGGCAGTTAA
- a CDS encoding M15 family metallopeptidase: MVRFALQYAFSVLFFIGASGIPATKAQPNILPVERSLSKHKKELRRFPYLEMIELKSLIPSIIYDLRYASPNNFMQRLMYPAGTNSTYLRRPAADSLLKVQQELKSQGLGIKIFDAYRPYSVTQHFWELVKDERYVANPAKGSNHNRGTAIDLTIIDIKIGEELDMGTGFDHFSDTAHHSFKQLPESVLQNREKLKNIMLKYGFAALSTEWWHYTYQSPIRFPVLDISFKKLRRQ; the protein is encoded by the coding sequence ATGGTAAGATTTGCGCTGCAATATGCTTTCAGTGTCCTTTTCTTTATAGGCGCTTCGGGTATTCCTGCAACAAAGGCACAACCGAATATTTTGCCGGTTGAACGCTCTCTAAGTAAACACAAAAAAGAGCTGCGGCGATTTCCTTACCTGGAAATGATTGAATTAAAAAGCTTGATCCCTTCCATTATCTACGATCTGAGGTATGCAAGCCCGAACAACTTCATGCAACGGCTCATGTATCCTGCAGGAACCAATTCAACATACCTTCGCCGACCTGCGGCAGATTCCTTACTAAAAGTTCAGCAAGAATTGAAGAGTCAGGGCCTGGGTATTAAAATCTTTGATGCCTATCGTCCCTATTCGGTCACCCAACATTTTTGGGAGCTGGTAAAAGATGAACGATATGTAGCTAACCCTGCAAAGGGAAGTAACCATAACCGTGGTACTGCTATCGACCTTACGATCATTGATATAAAGATCGGCGAAGAACTGGATATGGGCACTGGTTTTGATCATTTTTCTGACACGGCCCATCACAGTTTTAAGCAACTGCCCGAATCTGTACTTCAAAACCGTGAAAAGCTCAAAAACATCATGTTGAAATATGGATTTGCAGCGCTATCTACCGAATGGTGGCATTATACATATCAAAGTCCTATTCGATTTCCTGTTTTAGATATTAGCTTTAAAAAATTAAGAAGGCAGTAG
- a CDS encoding cupin domain-containing protein — translation MKGFNANIEQLTLENENFRKVLYTSTHMQLVLMSLLPGEEIGEEIHEENDQFFRFEQGNGECFIDGNKYLVADGDVIIIPSGAKHNVINTGSNALKMYTIYAPPHHKDGIVRVTKKEAEQNEEDFDGQTTE, via the coding sequence ATGAAAGGATTCAACGCGAATATTGAGCAGCTCACTTTAGAAAATGAAAATTTCAGGAAAGTACTATATACATCCACACACATGCAGTTAGTGCTGATGAGCTTGTTACCGGGAGAAGAAATTGGTGAAGAAATTCATGAAGAGAACGACCAGTTCTTTCGCTTTGAACAAGGCAACGGCGAATGTTTTATCGATGGCAATAAATACCTGGTAGCAGATGGAGATGTTATTATCATTCCGTCAGGTGCAAAACACAACGTCATTAACACGGGAAGCAATGCTTTAAAAATGTACACTATCTATGCCCCTCCTCACCATAAAGACGGCATTGTGCGGGTCACTAAAAAAGAAGCAGAACAGAACGAGGAGGATTTTGACGGGCAAACTACAGAATAG
- a CDS encoding co-chaperone GroES — protein MRITAENRFKKLIVIGDRILIKPQKPDERTASGLYLPPGVQEKEKVQQGYVIKTGPGYAIPVAVDDEPWKTEEDQVKYVPLQAKEGDLAIFLLSGATEIMYENEKYFIVPQSAILMLEREEDL, from the coding sequence ATGCGTATTACGGCAGAAAACAGATTCAAGAAATTAATTGTTATTGGCGATCGTATACTGATTAAACCTCAGAAGCCGGATGAGCGTACTGCCAGTGGCTTGTATTTACCGCCCGGTGTACAGGAAAAGGAAAAAGTACAACAGGGATATGTTATTAAAACCGGACCCGGTTATGCAATACCTGTAGCTGTTGATGATGAGCCCTGGAAAACCGAAGAAGACCAGGTAAAATATGTTCCCCTGCAGGCAAAAGAAGGTGATCTGGCTATTTTTTTATTAAGTGGCGCAACAGAGATCATGTACGAAAATGAAAAATATTTTATCGTACCACAAAGTGCCATACTTATGCTGGAACGGGAAGAAGATTTGTGA
- a CDS encoding M56 family metallopeptidase, with the protein MNESLQSVLTALGNAVINSIWQTGLIWLLVLGYTRFYKHLSAGQLSNISFAGLLTGFTAFIATFFISLSNTHPVSGVVKWIGSIRSSQPLIMYAAIAYVVLLVLPIIKLVIGTQSIYRLRSQGLGKVPGHLKIFLLDASQYLNIKRKVKIFTSSIISSPLTVGFLRPVILLPVAMMNQLSIEQTQAIILHELAHIRRNDYLQNLVTQIILTILYFNPFIRLLAKTQNLEREKSADNWVIQFEYDSCMYAKTLLLLARQNTVATNKLAVPISGKRSLLLERVEFLLGSRKRRYPSVKSLSFLCTLMATMLVCSLLHSPASNHKIDPLIAWTMPPAVKPQFASYTDPLPSTKEVVNIVTIPGPVTEEIQDAPATCNKSKNKPDCEKQLVKTEACVDIESAPATFVSYVETVMPVLAAQEEKEIQEALKATQKIVVELSWNAIDNSLAETVTQQEKQVLKEAYRQKLQTANWEKQADILRLRYKDINWDNAVRKLTSAVADMAVDSIYKEYKNVTQSLSDYKQQLEQDFTSPKKEITAVSDLIQQYKVVIQKIDSVRSKKVVEL; encoded by the coding sequence ATGAACGAAAGCTTGCAATCGGTACTAACTGCTTTAGGTAATGCTGTTATCAACAGCATCTGGCAAACAGGCCTGATATGGCTGCTTGTTTTGGGCTATACCCGTTTTTACAAACACTTATCAGCAGGGCAACTAAGCAATATTAGCTTTGCAGGGCTTCTGACAGGTTTTACCGCTTTTATTGCAACTTTCTTTATTTCTTTATCCAATACTCATCCGGTATCAGGAGTCGTAAAGTGGATCGGCAGTATCCGGTCCTCCCAACCCCTTATAATGTATGCGGCCATTGCCTATGTAGTCCTTTTAGTATTACCCATCATCAAGCTGGTAATTGGGACGCAAAGTATTTACAGATTGCGCAGCCAGGGATTGGGAAAGGTGCCGGGACATTTAAAAATATTCCTGCTGGATGCTTCTCAATATTTAAATATTAAAAGAAAGGTAAAGATATTTACATCCTCTATTATCTCTTCTCCCTTAACAGTGGGTTTTCTCAGGCCCGTTATCTTATTGCCGGTAGCAATGATGAACCAGTTGAGTATTGAGCAAACTCAGGCTATCATTTTACATGAGCTGGCTCATATCAGGAGAAATGATTACCTGCAAAACCTGGTCACACAAATCATCCTGACTATTCTTTACTTTAATCCGTTTATCCGGTTATTGGCGAAGACGCAAAACCTGGAGCGCGAAAAATCGGCCGACAACTGGGTTATACAATTTGAATATGATAGTTGTATGTATGCCAAAACCCTCTTGCTGCTAGCCCGACAAAATACAGTAGCGACTAACAAATTAGCGGTTCCAATTTCAGGCAAACGATCGCTATTGCTGGAAAGAGTAGAGTTCCTTTTAGGTTCGCGCAAGAGAAGATATCCTTCGGTAAAAAGTCTTTCTTTTCTATGTACTTTAATGGCAACCATGCTGGTGTGCTCCCTGCTGCATAGTCCGGCGTCGAATCATAAAATTGATCCCCTAATTGCCTGGACGATGCCACCTGCAGTAAAGCCACAGTTTGCATCCTATACTGACCCCTTGCCTTCGACAAAGGAGGTAGTGAATATAGTTACTATTCCCGGGCCGGTGACTGAAGAAATCCAGGACGCTCCCGCCACCTGCAATAAAAGCAAAAACAAGCCTGATTGCGAAAAACAACTGGTAAAAACAGAAGCATGCGTTGATATTGAAAGTGCTCCGGCTACTTTTGTAAGTTACGTTGAAACGGTAATGCCGGTTTTGGCAGCGCAGGAGGAAAAAGAGATACAGGAAGCATTGAAAGCCACTCAAAAAATTGTGGTTGAATTGAGCTGGAATGCCATCGATAATTCACTCGCAGAAACGGTGACGCAGCAGGAAAAGCAAGTCCTCAAAGAAGCCTATAGACAAAAACTACAAACTGCCAATTGGGAAAAACAGGCGGATATTTTACGCCTGCGCTACAAGGACATCAACTGGGACAACGCTGTCAGAAAGCTAACGTCAGCTGTTGCCGACATGGCGGTTGACAGCATTTATAAAGAATATAAAAATGTAACCCAGTCATTATCTGATTATAAACAACAGCTGGAACAGGATTTCACATCTCCGAAAAAAGAAATCACAGCTGTTTCTGACCTGATTCAACAATACAAAGTGGTCATACAAAAAATTGATAGTGTAAGAAGCAAAAAAGTGGTTGAGCTATAG
- a CDS encoding BlaI/MecI/CopY family transcriptional regulator gives MADVKTLKPTESELEILQVLWQKGKATVREVHEELVTGKDTGYTTTLKLMQIMNDKGLVNRDDSARTHIYRAATDKENTQKFLLNKFIGNLFGGSSTQLVMQALGSQQVTEEELDQIQSLIDNLKKK, from the coding sequence ATGGCAGACGTTAAAACATTGAAACCGACGGAAAGTGAACTGGAAATTTTGCAGGTACTTTGGCAAAAAGGAAAGGCAACCGTTAGGGAAGTGCATGAAGAACTGGTTACCGGAAAAGATACGGGTTACACCACTACCCTGAAGCTCATGCAAATTATGAACGACAAGGGGCTGGTGAACAGAGATGATTCAGCCAGAACTCATATTTATAGAGCAGCGACGGATAAGGAAAATACCCAAAAATTTTTGCTGAATAAGTTTATCGGCAATCTCTTTGGGGGGTCATCGACACAACTCGTCATGCAGGCTCTTGGCAGCCAACAGGTTACTGAAGAAGAATTAGATCAAATCCAATCTTTGATTGACAACTTAAAGAAAAAATAA
- a CDS encoding transglutaminase family protein, whose protein sequence is MDNDKEVEALLTLIEDPDAEVFEAVSNRIISYGTPIIANLENLWENTIDNHVQERIELLIHRLHFIDLKNDFIAWSHAPHHDLIPGALLVAKLLYPDLHTGKVIQDIERLRRNIWIELNNYLTPLEQVNVITSILYNYFGLKGSLGEARLPNEFLISSIIESKKGNQTGNGVLYLLLTELLDVPIRLLPIPNQFVLAYFKSKTEKDAEKLHLNIEFFIDPTLGQVFTHNDLYNYFNKLSAAVIPDYFRPQSNKQVIAKLLEDLGKCYETDDKYYMLREIEELITILRD, encoded by the coding sequence ATGGATAATGATAAAGAAGTTGAAGCATTATTGACCCTGATTGAAGACCCTGATGCCGAAGTATTTGAAGCGGTAAGTAATCGTATTATCTCTTACGGCACCCCTATCATTGCCAACCTCGAAAACCTTTGGGAGAACACCATCGACAACCATGTGCAGGAGCGTATTGAACTGCTCATACACCGCCTTCATTTTATCGATCTTAAGAACGATTTTATAGCATGGAGTCATGCGCCTCATCACGATTTAATACCTGGCGCTTTACTGGTAGCAAAGCTACTTTACCCCGATCTGCATACCGGAAAAGTGATCCAGGATATCGAACGGCTGCGGCGTAATATCTGGATCGAATTAAACAACTACCTCACTCCTCTCGAACAGGTAAATGTTATTACCAGCATTTTATATAACTATTTCGGGTTGAAAGGATCGCTTGGAGAAGCGCGCCTGCCCAACGAGTTCCTCATCTCCAGCATTATCGAATCCAAAAAAGGAAACCAAACCGGTAACGGCGTTTTGTACCTCCTGCTTACCGAATTATTGGATGTCCCTATCCGTTTACTGCCTATCCCCAACCAGTTTGTACTGGCTTATTTCAAATCGAAAACCGAAAAGGATGCTGAAAAGCTCCATCTGAATATTGAGTTTTTTATTGATCCTACTTTGGGGCAGGTATTTACCCATAATGATCTGTACAACTACTTTAACAAGCTTTCCGCAGCCGTGATACCCGATTATTTCAGACCTCAAAGCAATAAACAGGTAATAGCAAAATTACTCGAAGACCTGGGCAAATGCTATGAAACGGATGACAAATACTATATGCTAAGAGAAATTGAAGAACTGATCACCATCCTGCGCGACTAA
- a CDS encoding YebC/PmpR family DNA-binding transcriptional regulator, with protein sequence MGRIFEVRKASMFARYDKMAKNFTRIGKEIIIAVKAGGPDPSQNAALRRCFQNARSVGMPKDRVEAAIKRAQGKELVNYDEILYEGYAPHGVALLVETATDNHVRTVANVKSHFNKGGGAMGNSGSVAFQFNKMGVFKLNPEGLNTDDLELELIDFGLEELGESTTDDGKEIIVLRVAFTDFGNMQKALEEKNITPISAELEWIPSTTVPVTDEQAEDISKLIERLEQDEDVQKVFHNMG encoded by the coding sequence ATGGGAAGGATATTTGAAGTTCGTAAGGCCTCGATGTTTGCCAGGTATGATAAAATGGCTAAGAACTTTACCCGTATAGGTAAAGAAATTATTATTGCTGTAAAAGCAGGTGGACCGGATCCCTCACAAAACGCAGCATTACGCCGTTGTTTTCAGAATGCCAGAAGCGTAGGTATGCCGAAAGATCGTGTGGAAGCGGCGATTAAACGTGCACAGGGCAAAGAACTGGTGAATTACGACGAAATTTTGTATGAAGGTTATGCACCACATGGCGTGGCGCTGCTGGTAGAAACCGCAACAGACAACCATGTACGTACAGTAGCCAATGTAAAATCTCATTTTAATAAAGGTGGCGGCGCCATGGGCAATAGCGGCAGTGTGGCTTTCCAGTTTAACAAAATGGGCGTTTTTAAATTGAATCCCGAAGGTTTGAATACCGACGACCTGGAATTGGAGCTCATCGATTTTGGCCTGGAAGAATTAGGAGAAAGTACTACCGATGACGGCAAAGAGATCATTGTTTTACGGGTAGCTTTCACCGATTTTGGTAATATGCAAAAAGCGCTGGAAGAAAAAAATATAACTCCTATCAGTGCTGAACTGGAATGGATCCCCAGCACTACGGTACCCGTTACAGACGAACAAGCTGAAGACATCAGTAAGCTGATCGAGCGTTTGGAACAGGATGAAGACGTTCAGAAAGTTTTCCATAATATGGGATAA
- a CDS encoding amino acid permease: MGLFTKKPLSILLAEASDSEKGLKRTLTAGGLVALGIGAIIGAGLFVRTAAAAAQNAGPSVTFGFILAAIGCAFAGLCYAELSSSIPISGSAYTFTYATMGEMLAWVIGWDLVLEYAVGAATVGIAWSEYLNNLLVNILHWKPIAYEWCHSPFQVSPEGVRGIMNIPALFIVTLMSMLLIKGTSESSFVNALIVIVKVTIVVLIIVLGWKFINPSNHTPYIPPAEEYVDHQGVSHNFGGIMGILGAAGTVFFAFIGFDAVSTAAQETKNPKTALPIGILGSLVICTALYLLFGHVLTGLAPVSFFRDPSQGGEASVVAAIQNFMPGYKWLADAVTIAILAGFTSVILVMLLGQSRVFYSMSKDGLLPASFSKLHPKFQTPYKGNLIILLLVGLFAAFVPGDVVGHMTSIGTLFAFILVCAAVIILRKKEPNLKRQFKTPFVPLFPILGIISCLAMILGLGWENWARLGGWLAVGFIIYFGYSVKNSKLAKGQVVIPEDPPGDGLH; this comes from the coding sequence ATGGGATTATTTACAAAGAAACCTCTTAGTATTTTACTGGCGGAAGCATCCGACTCTGAGAAAGGCCTGAAGCGTACACTCACTGCCGGAGGGCTGGTTGCATTAGGTATTGGTGCCATTATAGGTGCCGGCCTTTTTGTACGTACTGCTGCTGCTGCTGCGCAAAATGCGGGACCATCCGTAACATTTGGTTTTATCCTGGCAGCAATTGGTTGCGCTTTTGCCGGTCTTTGTTATGCCGAACTATCGTCTTCAATCCCTATATCGGGTAGTGCCTATACTTTTACCTATGCTACCATGGGCGAAATGCTGGCCTGGGTAATCGGCTGGGACCTGGTACTGGAATATGCTGTGGGTGCTGCTACCGTAGGAATTGCCTGGAGTGAGTATTTGAATAATCTCCTGGTCAATATCCTGCATTGGAAACCGATAGCCTATGAATGGTGTCATTCCCCCTTCCAGGTATCGCCCGAAGGTGTACGGGGTATCATGAATATTCCTGCCTTATTTATAGTAACCCTGATGAGTATGTTACTTATTAAAGGCACTTCAGAATCTTCTTTTGTGAATGCCCTGATCGTTATTGTAAAAGTGACCATTGTTGTATTAATAATTGTATTGGGATGGAAGTTTATCAATCCTTCGAACCACACACCCTATATACCTCCGGCCGAAGAATATGTGGATCACCAGGGAGTAAGCCACAATTTTGGCGGAATCATGGGTATTTTGGGTGCGGCAGGAACGGTGTTCTTCGCATTTATTGGCTTTGATGCAGTGAGCACGGCAGCCCAGGAAACCAAAAATCCCAAAACAGCTTTACCCATCGGTATCTTAGGCTCTCTGGTTATTTGCACTGCTTTATATTTACTATTTGGGCATGTATTAACCGGACTGGCGCCGGTTTCTTTCTTTAGAGACCCCAGCCAGGGTGGAGAAGCCTCGGTAGTAGCAGCGATACAGAATTTTATGCCAGGCTATAAATGGTTGGCCGATGCGGTTACCATTGCTATCCTTGCGGGCTTTACTTCGGTTATATTAGTGATGCTGTTAGGTCAAAGCCGGGTATTTTATTCAATGAGTAAAGACGGGCTTTTACCTGCCTCATTCAGCAAATTACACCCGAAATTTCAAACGCCTTATAAAGGCAACCTCATTATTCTTTTATTAGTGGGGCTGTTTGCTGCGTTTGTACCGGGCGATGTGGTAGGGCACATGACCAGCATCGGAACTTTATTTGCGTTCATACTGGTTTGTGCTGCAGTGATTATTCTCAGGAAGAAAGAGCCCAATCTCAAACGCCAGTTTAAAACGCCTTTTGTTCCCCTGTTCCCGATCCTGGGCATTATTTCCTGCCTGGCCATGATCCTGGGTCTTGGATGGGAAAACTGGGCCCGCCTGGGCGGGTGGCTGGCCGTTGGTTTTATTATCTATTTTGGCTACAGCGTTAAAAATAGTAAACTGGCTAAGGGGCAGGTAGTCATTCCTGAAGATCCTCCCGGCGACGGACTGCACTAA
- a CDS encoding dicarboxylate/amino acid:cation symporter, which produces MMKTKKAGLIALIAFTLVAIIHLFSFEVSPLPTQLLFASRWILIMVLILFAVVKKSLTTWILVSILFGATLGSDFPGVALSFQPLSQGFIKLIKTIVGPILFATLVYGIAGHSDLKQVGRMAWKSLLYFYSATTIALFIGLAAINITKAGVGVDASKIPHHDLPKTSVVKEADAAALKNIPEGDQWIYKTTSFFRDIFPENIVKSIYENQVLQIVIFSVIFGIGLAKLPEGKKKPIVDFMESLSETMFKYTHLIMYFAPIGVGAAMAYTVGHMGIDILKYLFMLLITLYAALIAFILLVLLPVALYLKIPIKKFIQAIREPVSIAFATTSSDAALPAVMRNMEQFGVPRKIVSFVVPTGYSFNLDGTTLYLSLASIFVAQAAGMDLSFGQQLLIALTLMITSKGVAAIPRASLIILIATAEQFGLPIVIIAAILGIDELMDMGRTSVNVIGNCLASVVVAKWEKEFDESKALAFKD; this is translated from the coding sequence ATGATGAAAACAAAGAAAGCCGGATTAATTGCGTTGATAGCTTTTACGCTTGTCGCTATAATACATTTGTTTAGCTTCGAAGTCAGTCCTTTACCTACTCAGCTGCTTTTTGCTTCGAGGTGGATATTGATTATGGTGCTTATCCTTTTTGCTGTTGTAAAAAAATCACTTACAACCTGGATCCTGGTCAGCATTTTGTTTGGTGCCACACTGGGAAGCGACTTCCCCGGCGTGGCGCTGTCATTTCAGCCATTAAGCCAGGGCTTTATTAAATTAATTAAAACTATTGTTGGTCCTATTCTTTTTGCAACACTGGTATATGGCATTGCCGGGCATTCGGATCTGAAGCAGGTAGGACGCATGGCCTGGAAGTCCCTGTTGTATTTCTACAGCGCTACTACCATTGCTTTATTTATTGGCCTTGCTGCAATCAACATTACAAAAGCGGGGGTGGGGGTAGATGCATCAAAAATTCCGCATCATGATCTGCCTAAAACATCGGTGGTAAAAGAGGCAGATGCCGCTGCTTTAAAAAATATTCCGGAAGGAGATCAGTGGATCTATAAAACAACCTCCTTTTTCCGGGATATCTTTCCTGAAAACATCGTAAAATCTATTTACGAAAACCAGGTGCTGCAGATCGTGATATTCTCTGTGATATTTGGAATTGGCCTGGCGAAGCTTCCCGAAGGAAAGAAAAAGCCGATAGTAGACTTTATGGAAAGCCTGTCAGAAACCATGTTCAAATATACGCACCTGATTATGTATTTTGCGCCGATTGGAGTAGGCGCTGCCATGGCCTATACTGTGGGACATATGGGCATAGATATTTTAAAATACCTGTTCATGCTGCTGATCACGCTTTACGCAGCCCTGATCGCGTTTATATTATTGGTATTGTTACCCGTTGCGTTGTACCTGAAAATTCCGATTAAGAAGTTCATCCAGGCTATCCGCGAACCGGTATCGATTGCTTTTGCCACTACCAGTTCCGATGCGGCTCTACCCGCCGTAATGAGAAATATGGAACAATTCGGCGTGCCAAGGAAGATCGTGTCCTTTGTAGTTCCAACCGGGTATAGCTTTAATCTGGACGGTACCACGTTATACTTATCGCTGGCTTCCATTTTTGTGGCTCAGGCTGCAGGTATGGACCTGTCTTTTGGCCAGCAATTGCTTATTGCTCTCACTTTAATGATCACCAGTAAAGGTGTAGCAGCTATCCCCAGGGCGTCTTTGATCATATTGATTGCCACTGCTGAGCAATTTGGCTTACCTATTGTAATTATTGCTGCTATTTTGGGGATTGATGAACTGATGGACATGGGGCGAACCTCTGTAAACGTTATTGGTAACTGCCTGGCCTCGGTGGTGGTAGCTAAATGGGAAAAAGAGTTCGACGAGTCGAAAGCACTGGCTTTTAAAGATTAG
- a CDS encoding DedA family protein, whose protein sequence is MIELLSTAFQWTDLLQPTWYIENGGLWLILFVVFAETGLFAGFFLPGDTLLFIAGIFAHKMEKAGELVPGLANQFMQVIGLGHIHNEWVDLFVLFGLIALAGILGNMVGYWTGRKVGPSMYSWKENFFFKRRYLEQAHDFYEKNGGFAIVVARFLPFIRTFAPIIAGIVKMERAKFTFYNVLGCCLWVFSLIFAGHFLQKWLMSHYNFDLTAHLEIIIIGIVVITTFPVIMKLVKGGKKSKEKLIEEAQEERMDNTVEEQQKN, encoded by the coding sequence ATGATCGAGTTATTGAGCACGGCATTTCAGTGGACGGATTTATTGCAGCCAACCTGGTATATAGAAAATGGAGGGTTGTGGTTAATATTGTTTGTTGTTTTTGCGGAAACAGGTTTATTTGCAGGTTTTTTTCTGCCCGGTGATACCTTATTATTTATAGCTGGCATTTTTGCCCACAAGATGGAAAAAGCAGGTGAGCTGGTACCCGGTTTGGCCAACCAGTTTATGCAGGTAATTGGTTTGGGACATATACATAATGAGTGGGTAGATTTGTTTGTATTGTTTGGCCTGATTGCTTTAGCAGGCATATTGGGTAATATGGTAGGCTACTGGACAGGTAGGAAAGTAGGGCCATCCATGTATAGCTGGAAGGAAAACTTTTTCTTCAAAAGAAGATACCTGGAGCAGGCGCACGACTTTTACGAAAAGAATGGTGGATTCGCCATTGTGGTTGCACGTTTTCTACCTTTTATCAGAACTTTTGCCCCGATTATCGCAGGTATTGTGAAAATGGAAAGAGCTAAATTTACTTTCTACAACGTTTTGGGCTGTTGCTTGTGGGTATTCAGTTTGATTTTTGCCGGCCACTTCCTGCAAAAATGGTTGATGAGTCATTATAATTTCGATCTTACCGCCCACTTGGAAATCATCATTATTGGCATTGTTGTGATTACCACTTTCCCTGTTATTATGAAGCTGGTAAAAGGGGGAAAGAAAAGTAAAGAAAAACTGATCGAAGAAGCGCAGGAAGAGCGTATGGATAATACGGTTGAAGAGCAGCAAAAAAACTAA